Proteins encoded in a region of the Diadema setosum chromosome 7, eeDiaSeto1, whole genome shotgun sequence genome:
- the LOC140230464 gene encoding OTU domain-containing protein 7B-like isoform X1 — protein MDLNEILSQFIKETKLEAGLARDILEGKHWHYDAALRDFKELVGQRRLSTQNQAPPRQSPPRNGPVLKPAQGKSPPRTNGQRGSPIVQNGGGHSPHGLQKPVGQEPPRSPGTSRLTRGLSKANAKLVDIGRQKVIEDEERHDCQLVDTPKYTFILPDLFVFPPDFHAFVEKDLIDSCTMVNLENSGHLNWWAKTGACPKLWPMTTSGDGNCLLHASSLGMWGFHDRQLTLRKALYKDLTDHQHTAYMQRLKRRWRWQQTLANKESGLVYSEEEWEAEWKALLKLASTVPRNLRYRINGGKPAGGGHLPSLAEDQPYINDDEEVMYESLEEFHVFVLCHILRRPIIVVADTVLRDSDGQPLAPIPFGGIYLPVELQPMECHRSPLVLTYDASHFSALVPMEVDSHRESELKRKPPVIPVTNSDHQLLTLHFIVDPGIGWEWKDENQNNAKNEGFRRLVYSPEEKVQLLNKYLELVRLEVPDSSLDSQGDEWEMLPPKEDGVRTVKVEVSRSNSSGSEKSSKSGSKEKSKSFGKKLKHFAGLDKGKKSSRKNAGDTPQLIEKQPVSKNSAVTIGDISDRSIVVAAKMDDIRLQGHEEMIRNYLEAAKGRYQENIAVRRRIAAEENRSRQIRVNRVQDHFLDDDERTNETALSYTTIPRARMGKPTSSAPRSVPHRQDYPDSVHARGIQYADAGSPSSYQGNPGMERLAGNTSRNPAVQHQGRYHVTQRYQPQAPVVSQRVVPIHNLHIEARSNPYATHVRGKKVSLSREERSANQCRTFGCKSFGSEWTDNLCPHCYESMKRKKMPSM, from the exons GAAAACACTGGCATTATGATGCAGCCCTGAGGGACTTCAAGGAACTTGTGGGTCAGAGACGACTGTCCACTCAGAATCAAGCCCCTCCGAGGCAGAGCCCTCCCCGCAACGGCCCAGTGTTGAAGCCTGCCCAGGGAAAGTCTCCTCCCAGGACCAATGGACAGAGGGGATCTCCCATTGTTCAAAATGGGGGTGGTCACTCTCCACATGGCCTGCAGAAGCCTGTCGGCCAAGAGCCTCCAAGGTCACCTG GTACCAGTAGGTTAACGAGAGGCTTGTCCAAGGCCAACGCCAAGCTAGTGGACATTGGCCGTCAGAAGGTGATAGAAGATGAGGAGCGCCACGACTGTCAGCTCGTGGACACGCCCAAGTACACGTTCATCCTGCCAGACCTCTTTGTGTTTCCACCCGACTTCCATGCCTTCGTAGAGAAAGACCTGATCGACTCCTGCACGATGGTCAACCTGGAGAATTCGG GCCACCTAAACTGGTGGGCAAAGACGGGGGCGTGTCCCAAGCTGTGGCCAATGACAACCAGCGGTGATGGTAACTGCCTCCTCCACGCATCTTCCTTGG GGATGTGGGGTTTCCATGACCGGCAGCTGACGCTACGCAAGGCCCTGTACAAGGACCTCACAGACCACCAGCACACTGCCTACATGCAGAGGCTGAAGCGGAGGTGGAGGTGGCAGCAGACCCTGGCAAACAAGGAG TCTGGTCTTGTGTACTCGGAGGAGGAGTGGGAGGCGGAGTGGAAGGCCCTTCTCAAGCTGGCGTCCACAGTTCCCCGCAACCTCAGGTACAGGATCAACGGTGGCAAGCCTGCCGGCGGAGG GCACTTACCCTCGCTGGCTGAAGACCAACCTTACATCAATGACGACGAGGAGGTCATGTACGAGAGCCTGGAGGAGTTCCACGTCTTCGTCCTCTGTCACATCCTGCGGCGACCCATCATCGTGGTGGCCGACACCGTGCTGAGGGATTCCGACGGCCAGCCCCTTGCCCCCATCCCCTTCGGCGGCATCTACCTCCCCGTGGAGTTGCAACCCATGGAGTGCCATCGGTCGCCCCTGGTGCTGACCTACGACGCCTCCCACTTCTCAGCCCTGGTCCCCATGGAGGTCGACAGCCACAGGGAATCAGAACTGAAGAGGAAACCTCCAG TCATTCCAGTCACAAATTCAGACCACCAACTCCTGACGTTGCACTTCATTGTGGATCCCGGGATAGGATGGGAGTGGAAGGATGAGAACCAGAACAACGCCAAGAACGAAGGCTTCCGGAGACTGGTGTACAGTCCCGAGGAAAAGGTCCAGCTCCTGAACAAGTACCTAGAGCTGGTGCGCCTAGAGGTTCCAGACAGCAGTCTGGATAGCCAGGGGGACGAGTGGGAAATGTTGCCCCCAAAGGAGGATGGAGTGAGGACAGTCAAGGTGGAGGTATCCCGCAGCAACTCTAGCGGGTCGGAGAAGAGCTCCAAGAGTGGAAGCAAGGAGAAGTCCAAGTCATTTGGGAAGAAGCTGAAGCACTTTGCTGGCCTCGACAAAGGCAAGAAGTCCTCCCGCAAGAATGCAGGAGATACTCCACAGTTAATCGAGAAGCAGCCGGTGTCCAAGAATTCCGCAGTGACCATCGGCGACATCAGTGACCGCTCTATCGTTGTTGCAGCGAAGATGGACGACATCCGTCTGCAGGGTCATGAGGAGATGATCAGAAATTACCTGGAAGCGGCCAAGGGGAGGTACCAGGAGAACATTGCAGTGAGGAGAAGGATTGCCGCAGAGGAGAATCGCAGTCGGCAGATCAGGGTCAATCGTGTTCAGGATCATTTCCTGGATGACGACGAAAGAACTAATGAGACAGCGCTCAGTTACACCACAATACCGAGAGCGCGCATGGGCAAACCGACGTCTTCCGCACCGAGGAGTGTACCCCACCGGCAAGATTATCCAGATAGCGTCCATGCCCGAGGCATCCAGTACGCCGATGCAGGCTCCCCATCGTCATATCAAGGTAATCCGGGTATGGAGAGGCTGGCTGGCAACACATCCAGGAACCCAGCAGTACAGCACCAGGGTCGGTACCACGTCACGCAGCGCTACCAGCCTCAAGCCCCCGTGGTCTCACAGAGAGTAGTACCCATCCACAACCTGCACATTGAGGCACGCTCCAATCCCTACGCCACCCACGTCAGGGGCAAGAAAGTCTCCCTATCAAGGGAGGAGAGATCCGCCAACCAGTGTCGCACCTTTGGCTGCAAGTCCTTTGGCTCTGAATGGACAGATAATCTCTGCCCACACTGCTATGAGtccatgaaaagaaagaagatgcCTTCCATGTAA
- the LOC140230464 gene encoding OTU domain-containing protein 7B-like isoform X2 — translation MDLNEILSQFIKETKLEAGLARDILEGKHWHYDAALRDFKELVGQRRLSTQNQAPPRQSPPRNGPVLKPAQGKSPPRTNGQRGSPIVQNGGGHSPHGLQKPVGQEPPRSPGHLNWWAKTGACPKLWPMTTSGDGNCLLHASSLGMWGFHDRQLTLRKALYKDLTDHQHTAYMQRLKRRWRWQQTLANKESGLVYSEEEWEAEWKALLKLASTVPRNLRYRINGGKPAGGGHLPSLAEDQPYINDDEEVMYESLEEFHVFVLCHILRRPIIVVADTVLRDSDGQPLAPIPFGGIYLPVELQPMECHRSPLVLTYDASHFSALVPMEVDSHRESELKRKPPVIPVTNSDHQLLTLHFIVDPGIGWEWKDENQNNAKNEGFRRLVYSPEEKVQLLNKYLELVRLEVPDSSLDSQGDEWEMLPPKEDGVRTVKVEVSRSNSSGSEKSSKSGSKEKSKSFGKKLKHFAGLDKGKKSSRKNAGDTPQLIEKQPVSKNSAVTIGDISDRSIVVAAKMDDIRLQGHEEMIRNYLEAAKGRYQENIAVRRRIAAEENRSRQIRVNRVQDHFLDDDERTNETALSYTTIPRARMGKPTSSAPRSVPHRQDYPDSVHARGIQYADAGSPSSYQGNPGMERLAGNTSRNPAVQHQGRYHVTQRYQPQAPVVSQRVVPIHNLHIEARSNPYATHVRGKKVSLSREERSANQCRTFGCKSFGSEWTDNLCPHCYESMKRKKMPSM, via the exons GAAAACACTGGCATTATGATGCAGCCCTGAGGGACTTCAAGGAACTTGTGGGTCAGAGACGACTGTCCACTCAGAATCAAGCCCCTCCGAGGCAGAGCCCTCCCCGCAACGGCCCAGTGTTGAAGCCTGCCCAGGGAAAGTCTCCTCCCAGGACCAATGGACAGAGGGGATCTCCCATTGTTCAAAATGGGGGTGGTCACTCTCCACATGGCCTGCAGAAGCCTGTCGGCCAAGAGCCTCCAAGGTCACCTG GCCACCTAAACTGGTGGGCAAAGACGGGGGCGTGTCCCAAGCTGTGGCCAATGACAACCAGCGGTGATGGTAACTGCCTCCTCCACGCATCTTCCTTGG GGATGTGGGGTTTCCATGACCGGCAGCTGACGCTACGCAAGGCCCTGTACAAGGACCTCACAGACCACCAGCACACTGCCTACATGCAGAGGCTGAAGCGGAGGTGGAGGTGGCAGCAGACCCTGGCAAACAAGGAG TCTGGTCTTGTGTACTCGGAGGAGGAGTGGGAGGCGGAGTGGAAGGCCCTTCTCAAGCTGGCGTCCACAGTTCCCCGCAACCTCAGGTACAGGATCAACGGTGGCAAGCCTGCCGGCGGAGG GCACTTACCCTCGCTGGCTGAAGACCAACCTTACATCAATGACGACGAGGAGGTCATGTACGAGAGCCTGGAGGAGTTCCACGTCTTCGTCCTCTGTCACATCCTGCGGCGACCCATCATCGTGGTGGCCGACACCGTGCTGAGGGATTCCGACGGCCAGCCCCTTGCCCCCATCCCCTTCGGCGGCATCTACCTCCCCGTGGAGTTGCAACCCATGGAGTGCCATCGGTCGCCCCTGGTGCTGACCTACGACGCCTCCCACTTCTCAGCCCTGGTCCCCATGGAGGTCGACAGCCACAGGGAATCAGAACTGAAGAGGAAACCTCCAG TCATTCCAGTCACAAATTCAGACCACCAACTCCTGACGTTGCACTTCATTGTGGATCCCGGGATAGGATGGGAGTGGAAGGATGAGAACCAGAACAACGCCAAGAACGAAGGCTTCCGGAGACTGGTGTACAGTCCCGAGGAAAAGGTCCAGCTCCTGAACAAGTACCTAGAGCTGGTGCGCCTAGAGGTTCCAGACAGCAGTCTGGATAGCCAGGGGGACGAGTGGGAAATGTTGCCCCCAAAGGAGGATGGAGTGAGGACAGTCAAGGTGGAGGTATCCCGCAGCAACTCTAGCGGGTCGGAGAAGAGCTCCAAGAGTGGAAGCAAGGAGAAGTCCAAGTCATTTGGGAAGAAGCTGAAGCACTTTGCTGGCCTCGACAAAGGCAAGAAGTCCTCCCGCAAGAATGCAGGAGATACTCCACAGTTAATCGAGAAGCAGCCGGTGTCCAAGAATTCCGCAGTGACCATCGGCGACATCAGTGACCGCTCTATCGTTGTTGCAGCGAAGATGGACGACATCCGTCTGCAGGGTCATGAGGAGATGATCAGAAATTACCTGGAAGCGGCCAAGGGGAGGTACCAGGAGAACATTGCAGTGAGGAGAAGGATTGCCGCAGAGGAGAATCGCAGTCGGCAGATCAGGGTCAATCGTGTTCAGGATCATTTCCTGGATGACGACGAAAGAACTAATGAGACAGCGCTCAGTTACACCACAATACCGAGAGCGCGCATGGGCAAACCGACGTCTTCCGCACCGAGGAGTGTACCCCACCGGCAAGATTATCCAGATAGCGTCCATGCCCGAGGCATCCAGTACGCCGATGCAGGCTCCCCATCGTCATATCAAGGTAATCCGGGTATGGAGAGGCTGGCTGGCAACACATCCAGGAACCCAGCAGTACAGCACCAGGGTCGGTACCACGTCACGCAGCGCTACCAGCCTCAAGCCCCCGTGGTCTCACAGAGAGTAGTACCCATCCACAACCTGCACATTGAGGCACGCTCCAATCCCTACGCCACCCACGTCAGGGGCAAGAAAGTCTCCCTATCAAGGGAGGAGAGATCCGCCAACCAGTGTCGCACCTTTGGCTGCAAGTCCTTTGGCTCTGAATGGACAGATAATCTCTGCCCACACTGCTATGAGtccatgaaaagaaagaagatgcCTTCCATGTAA